In Flavobacterium hankyongi, the genomic window GAAAAAGGTTCTTTTACTTTTTTAATTTTTACATTATTTAGTACTACATTTTTTATTTTTGATTTTTCAAGACCATCTGCATAGATTGCATATTTGCCACCGTCTTCTACAGTTATGTTCTGTAAGTAAATATTCTTAACCTCTGGTATAAAATTTCCTGTTTGATTTCCATAAACAGAGTAATTCATGTTTATTCTCAATACAGACTCCTTTACTTTTCCAACTTTTAGGTTTCGTACATACAATCCATCTACTGTTCCACCTCTTTTGGTATTGGTTTTGATTCTAATTGCTCTATCAAGATTAGGACTATCCATTATGCAGTTCACAACAAAAACATTAGATACACCAGCTGACATTTCACTTCCAATTACGACTCCACCATGACCATCTATCATTTTACAGTCTCGTACAATAATGTTTTCACTTTTTATGGCTATTCTTCTGCCTTCACTATCTCTTCCGGCTTTAATTGCTATACAATCATCTCCAGTATTAAAAATGCAGTTTTTGATCAATACATTTTTAGAGTATTCAGGATCACAACCATCATTATTTGGTCCATGACTTTCTATATGTACACCATCTATAGTTATATTTTTGCTTTTTACAGGATGGATTATCCAAAAAGGGGCATTAATTATTTTTATTCCTTGAATTAATATGTTTTCACACTCAAAAGGCTCAATAAAATTTGGTCTTAAGTAATGATTTTTTCCAAAGACTCTTTCGTCAACAGGAGTGTTGTTTTCTGCCATTAACATTAATTGAGGGAGATTTGATTCGTCTTGTTGTGATGGGCCACCTACTTTATATCCAAAATCGATATTCTCTGAATTACTTCCTTTCCATGGCCACCAATTATTTTTATCTGCTTGACCATTCAGAACTCCTTTTCCAGTTACAGCAATGTTTTTTTTATTAAAAGCATAAATTAGTGGTGAATAGTTCATTAATTCTAATCCTTCAAATGAAGTATGAACAAGTGGATAATAATCATCTGGATTTGTGCTAAACAAGATCTCAGATCCTTCTTCAAGATGCAGATTAACATTGTTTTCTAAATGAATTGGCCCTGTTAGAAATTTCCCTTTTGGAACAATAACTCTACCACCTCCATTTTTTGAGCATGTTTCAATTGTTTTTCTAAATGCTTCAGAATTATTGTAATTTTCAATTGCTTGCGCACCAAAATCAAGTATAGAATAGTCTTTATTTTGAAATTGCGGATAAATTATTTCTTTTTCCACAGTTTTTAATTGTTTCCAGCCATTTTGCAAATCGAATGCTTCATTCTGTCCAAATGATTTGAATTGAAGAGATAAAAAAAGTAGTAAGTAAGTAAAAGCAGAAATAAAATTTTTATTCATAATGTATTACTTAATGTTGTGAGTTGTTTTTATGTAATCGATTACACAAATCTAAAATATTTTTTTACATAAACAAAAAAATGTCTTAAAAAAAAATACTTAATAAAAAAAAAGATATTTTTATTGCGTAATTGCTAATATGCTGTCCTTTTTACTTTATAATCTTTTAGCAATATTGTCGCTTTTTGAGCGTGGTTGAAGTTATGTTTGATTGTAATCGATAACATTGCTTATAAGATGTTATTTTTTATTAATTTTACATCTCTTTAAGATAAATAATCCTTGTATGGAGCAAAAAAACACCATTTATGATATTGCTAAAGCTCTAAATATTACTGCGGCAACAGTATCAAGAGCATTAAACAATAATCCTAAGATTAGTGAGAATACACGAAAGTTAGTATTGGAGACAGCAGCAAAAATGAATTACAAGCAAAATAAGCTTGCAAAATCATTGCGCAATGGTAAAAGCTTTAATGTAGGCGTTATTGTTCCAAGAATAGATAGTAATTTTTTTGCCTCTGTTATTCGCGGTGTTGAAGACGAGTTGCACCCTGAAGGATATCATGTTATTATATGTCAAACGCATGAAGACGAAAAGAGGGAAATAGATAATATTACAACATTATTAAATGCTCAAGTCGATGGAATTTTAATGTCAATTTCCAAAATGTCAGAAGAGAATGAGCCTATAATAAAGAGAGTTGTTAAAAATAATGTACCGTTCATATTTTTTGATAGAAAAAAGAGTATTGATGGAGTGAGTTCTGTAACTATTGATGATTTTGAAGGTGGCTATTTAGCAACAAAAAATCTTATTGAACAAGGGTGTACTAAAATAGCTCATTTGTGTGGTGACCAATCTTTAGAAATTTATCAAAATCGTTTAAAAGGTTATAAGCAAGCCTTACTTGACAATGGTTTAAAATACAATCAAGACTACGTGATACAAACCAAGAGTAATCTGGATGCAGGTAAAAATGCTGTGGTTCAATTACTTGCATTAAATGAAGTGCCAGATGCTATTTTTTCTTCCAGTGATTTTGCTGCTTTGGGCGCTATTCAAGAGTTAAAAGAACGAGGGGTAAAAATACCTGATGAATTTTGTGTTTTTGGTTTTGGTAATGAGCCTTTTACAAGATATCTTGAATTATCAATCTCTTCTGTAGATCAGTCGCCTTTAGAGATGGGTAAAATGGCAGCTAAAGTTTTTATGGAACAAATCAACAATACAGATAATATTAAGATTGAAAAAAAAGTTGTTTTAAAACCTGAATTACAAATAAGACAATCTTCAACTAGGAGTAATTAAAAAAGAAAAAGCTGGGCAATGCCACAGCTTTAGTTAACCAATAAAATCTGAGAAAATTATATTTATAATGAAACTCCTCTTTTCCAAGGAATGAAATCATTCTGATTTAAAATAGCAGCTTTAGTTTTAATTTCACCACTTGCCACATTTATAATAAATTCTAGCATTTCATCTGCCATTTCGTCTATTGATTTTTCACCCGTTATAATTCCACCAGTATCGATATCAATGATATCTGACATTTTGCTGGCTAATGTAGAATTAGAGGAAATTTTTACGACGGGTGCAATGGGATTTCCAGTAGGTGTTCCTAAACCAGTTGTAAATAAAACCATGTTTGCTCCAGAACCAACCATTGCGGTGGTACATTCAACATCATTACCTGGTGTGCAAAGTAAGTGCAATCCTGGTTTTGAAATATATTCTCCATAGTCGGAAACACCAACAATAGGAGAGGTCCCTCCTTTTTTTGCAGCACCAGCTGATTTCATAGCATCAGTGATCAGTCCATCTTTAATGTTACCTGGCGATGGATTCATATCGAATCCTGATCCCGCATCTATGACCGTTTTTTCGTACCATTTCATTAATTCAAGGAAACGTTTGCCTGATTCTTCTTCCACACATCTGTTTACCAGTTCTTGTTCTACACCACATAGTTCAGGAAATTCTGATAGTATTGTAACACCACCTAGTGCTGCTACTAAATCAGAAATAACCCCTAGTGTTGGATTAGCTGAAATACCTGAAAAACCATCTGATCCACCACATTCTAAACCAATTTTTAGTTTAGAAAGTGGAGCAGGTTCTCTTTTTAATTGATTTGCCTTTTTTATTGCTTCAAAGGAATCTTTTACCACACGACTCAACATTTCTTCGATAGTACCTATTTGCTGCTGATCGTATATCAATACAGGTTTATTTAGGTTAGGATTTATTTCATTTAAAGCGTCTTTAAAAATTTGAATTTGTAAATTTTGACATCCTAAACTTAATACGGTAGCGCCAGCTACATTAGGATTGTTTACATAACCAGCCAAAAGTTTTGCTAGACTATGTGAATCTTGACGAATACCTCCACAGCCTCCTTGATGTGTAATGAATCTCACTTCAACGTTATTGAAGAGCGAATCATCACTTGTTTTATCTAATGAATTTGAATTTCCTTTTTCTGAGTTTACAAGGGATCTTAGTAATAGTTGGTAATCATTTTCTTTTGGCTTCATTAACTCTTTTTCGAAAATATCCTTCAATATTTCAATATTTCTATTTTCACAAAAAACCAGAGGGAAAAATAGCCATACATTTTCAGTTCCTACTTGTCCATCTTCTCTATGATAACCCATAAAATGGCGATTTTTCCATTTTTCTATATTGGGTATGTTCCAGTCTATAGTTTCTGTTTTACCAGTTACTTTATCGCTCTCGTGTTTTACATTTAATGTAGAGAGTAAACCTCCTTTTTCAATTTTTGCACTCGCTTTTCCTATGAGCACTCCGTACATTATGATTCTGTCTCCTATTTCGAAGTTTTGTAATGCTATTTTATGTTTTGCTTTTACATCTTCTAAAACGTTTATCTCTTCTCCCTCAAAATAGATGGTACTTCCTGCTTTAAGATCAATTAAAGCCACAGCAATGTTATCTGTAGCATTTACTTTTATTAATTCCTTTTGCATACTAACTTATTTTAGATTTAAAGTTCAGAAATCCTTTTTCAATTCCATTTTCTTCTATTTCTTGTAAAGCAATAACCAAAGCTTCACTTAAGCCATTAATTTCTCTTAAATCAGTTTCCCAAAAGTCTAAATTGGAAAGTGTTTTATTGACTACTTCATTTAGGTTATTTGATTTCCATAGTTGATTAAAAAAGTCAACTATTTCAGTATTATCATCTACTGGCAATTTTTCATTTTTCCATTCCCCTTGATAAAATCGAATCAAAGCGGCAAAAGAGAAAGTTAAGTAAACTGGCAACTGATTGTATTTTTCAATAAAACCTGTTAAACTTGGTAATACTCTCACTTTAAATTTTGAAATAGAATTAAGAGCAATAGAGGAAAGATTGTGTTTAATAAAAGGATTTCTAAAACGATCTAGCACTTCTTCTGCATAACTATTTAATTCTGCTTTATCCATTGCTATGGTTTCATTAATTTCATTAAACATTATTTGATTGACCATTTCGCCAATAAATGAATCATCTATTGCTTCTTTCACTGTCTTACTGCCATACATGATCGAAAAAGGAACCATTGCTGTATGTGCTCCATTTAAAATGCGAACTTTTCTAGTTCTGTAAGGTTGCATATCGTCAACGATTTTCACGTCAAGATTTGTTTTATGAAATGGAAGTTTATTTTTTAAATCTTCTCCACCTTCAATGACCCATAAAAAGAAACTTTCTGCGGTAACGATTAGATTGTCGGTATAATCTAATTGTTGGTTATACATTTCAATTTCAGCTCTTGGATAGCCTGGAACAATACGATCCACTAAGGTATTATGGAACGAATTGTGTTCTAAAATCCATTTACTGAAATTTTCTTCTAGTTTCCAATCTTGGCAATAGGTGAGTATAATTTCTTTTAAAGTAGTTGCATTATTGTTTATTAATTCGCAAGGAATAATGGTTAGACCCTTATTAGGATCACCCTTAAAATGCTTAAATCGCTCATAAAGGAAAACCGTTAATTTGGCAGGAAATGAGGAAGGAGGTTGGCTATCTAGTTTGTCATTAGCATCATAAGCTATTCCTGATTCGGTTGTGTTTGAAATAATAAATGATAATTCAGGCTCTTTTGCTAAATCAAGATAGTCACTATACTGCGTGTAAGGATTAATTCCTTTGACCAAGTTTGTGATTAATTTTTTTTCTTGTATTTCTTTCCCTTTGCTAAGACCTTTAAGAAAAAGTGTATATAGCCCATCTTGATCGTTGAGTATGTTTATCATGCCTGTTTCGATAGGTTGAACAACAGCAATTCCAGCATTAAAATTGATCTTATCATTAAGTTCTTGAAAAGCAAAGTCAACAAATGCTCTAAGGAAATTTCCTTCGCCAAACTGTAGTACTTTTATTGGATTTAGTTGTGTAAATCCCGTATTTATTCTGTTTAACTGTTTCATTTTGTGTCGTTATATAGGATTAAAAAATCCTGATTTTTATTCTTAACTATTTTGTACTCTAATTGAATGTATAGTTTCAAGTGTGTTTTTTATTATGTTTTCTAGCTTTTTGAAGTCTTGTGTTTTTAAGATTTCATCAGAAATTAATTGAGAGCCAATGCCTACACAAGTAGCCCCAGCCTCAAACCATTTTTTTAAATTTTCTTTGTCTGTTGAAACGCCTCCAGTAGGCATGATGCTTGTCCAAGGGCAAGGTCCTTTGATTGCTTTTATAAATTGAGGGCCATAAATATCTCCTGGGAATAGTTTTACGATTTCGCAACCTAATTCTTCAGCTTTAGCAATCTCTGTAAGTGATCCACATCCAGGAGCCCAAAGTACCTTTCGGCGGTTACAAATAATAGCTATATCTTCTCTTAAGACAGGTGTGACTATAAAGTTGGCTCCCATTTGAAGATAAAGTGAGGCAGCAGCACCATCGGTAATTGATCCAACTCCTAACATCATACCCGGTAATTCAGCCAATGCATATTTATTTAATTCATTAAAAACCTCGAATGCAAAATCACCTCTACTGGTGAATTCGATTATTCTAGCACCGCCATCGTAGCAAGCTTTAAGTGTTTTTTTACCTAACTCAGCATTTGAAGTGTAAAATAGAGGGATCATCCCTATTTTTTTCATTTCTAAAGCAACTTCTATTCTGCTATATTTTGCCATTTTTAGTTAATTTTTTTTAATAAATTTTTAAAATCAGAAATGCAGTTTTCATTCAAAATAGTTAATGGCTGATTTTCTGATATTTGTATAAATTGCACTGGAATTGAATGTAACATTCGGTAAGTATTGATAAAATTTTGATTTTCATTTACAGACAGAATAATAACTCCGTCTACACTTCCATCTTTCACTTCATTCAAACATTCAATTTCTTTGGCTCTCTCTTCAAAAGATTGAAAGAGCATAATTCTATAACCTTTCTTAGATGCAATTCTTTGCATGTTTGATAATGCTTCACTATAAAATTTATGATTGATTTGGGGTAATATAACCGCGATATTATTTGATTTACATCTTCTTAATGCTATAGCATTTTTATTAGGTACATATTGATTTTTTTTTGCAAAATCAAGAATTGTTTTTTTTGCTTCCTCACTAATATCATTCCTTCCATTCAATGCCTTTGATATCGTAGACACGGAATAACCAGTTACATGTGCTATTTTTTTTAATGTGATCATTGTTTAAAAATGAAGCATTTAATGAATTAATTTTTACCTAGAAACTTTACCAGAATTATCACCATTTACTATTTTTTCAATTTCAGCTAACGTTGCCAAATTATAGTCGCCTACTATGGTATGCTTTAAACTACAAGCTGCTACGGCAAACTCTATGGATCTTTGTAAATTATCTGATGTTTTAATTAAACTATACAATAGCCCACCCATAAAAGCATCACCAGTTCCAACACGGTCAACAACATTAGTAACATCGGTTATAGGGGCTTCATAAATTTTATTATTATTGAATAAAACACCTCCTATTTTTTGATGTGAAGCATTTATAGAATACCGTAATGTAGTAGCAATAGTTTCTAGATTAGGGCACAAATCAGTTATGTTAGAATAATATTTTTTTAATTGTTCGTCATTTTCATAATCTGGATTTACCTTATCTATGCCTAGCATAAAAAAAGCAGTGTCTATGTCACCAAGAATTACGTTACAATATTTCAGCATTTGCGGCATTACCTCAAATGG contains:
- a CDS encoding glycoside hydrolase family 28 protein, translated to MNKNFISAFTYLLLFLSLQFKSFGQNEAFDLQNGWKQLKTVEKEIIYPQFQNKDYSILDFGAQAIENYNNSEAFRKTIETCSKNGGGRVIVPKGKFLTGPIHLENNVNLHLEEGSEILFSTNPDDYYPLVHTSFEGLELMNYSPLIYAFNKKNIAVTGKGVLNGQADKNNWWPWKGSNSENIDFGYKVGGPSQQDESNLPQLMLMAENNTPVDERVFGKNHYLRPNFIEPFECENILIQGIKIINAPFWIIHPVKSKNITIDGVHIESHGPNNDGCDPEYSKNVLIKNCIFNTGDDCIAIKAGRDSEGRRIAIKSENIIVRDCKMIDGHGGVVIGSEMSAGVSNVFVVNCIMDSPNLDRAIRIKTNTKRGGTVDGLYVRNLKVGKVKESVLRINMNYSVYGNQTGNFIPEVKNIYLQNITVEDGGKYAIYADGLEKSKIKNVVLNNVKIKKVKEPFSITHIENLKITNSKINNQKIEHY
- a CDS encoding LacI family DNA-binding transcriptional regulator, which gives rise to MEQKNTIYDIAKALNITAATVSRALNNNPKISENTRKLVLETAAKMNYKQNKLAKSLRNGKSFNVGVIVPRIDSNFFASVIRGVEDELHPEGYHVIICQTHEDEKREIDNITTLLNAQVDGILMSISKMSEENEPIIKRVVKNNVPFIFFDRKKSIDGVSSVTIDDFEGGYLATKNLIEQGCTKIAHLCGDQSLEIYQNRLKGYKQALLDNGLKYNQDYVIQTKSNLDAGKNAVVQLLALNEVPDAIFSSSDFAALGAIQELKERGVKIPDEFCVFGFGNEPFTRYLELSISSVDQSPLEMGKMAAKVFMEQINNTDNIKIEKKVVLKPELQIRQSSTRSN
- a CDS encoding UxaA family hydrolase: MQKELIKVNATDNIAVALIDLKAGSTIYFEGEEINVLEDVKAKHKIALQNFEIGDRIIMYGVLIGKASAKIEKGGLLSTLNVKHESDKVTGKTETIDWNIPNIEKWKNRHFMGYHREDGQVGTENVWLFFPLVFCENRNIEILKDIFEKELMKPKENDYQLLLRSLVNSEKGNSNSLDKTSDDSLFNNVEVRFITHQGGCGGIRQDSHSLAKLLAGYVNNPNVAGATVLSLGCQNLQIQIFKDALNEINPNLNKPVLIYDQQQIGTIEEMLSRVVKDSFEAIKKANQLKREPAPLSKLKIGLECGGSDGFSGISANPTLGVISDLVAALGGVTILSEFPELCGVEQELVNRCVEEESGKRFLELMKWYEKTVIDAGSGFDMNPSPGNIKDGLITDAMKSAGAAKKGGTSPIVGVSDYGEYISKPGLHLLCTPGNDVECTTAMVGSGANMVLFTTGLGTPTGNPIAPVVKISSNSTLASKMSDIIDIDTGGIITGEKSIDEMADEMLEFIINVASGEIKTKAAILNQNDFIPWKRGVSL
- a CDS encoding tagaturonate reductase, whose protein sequence is MKQLNRINTGFTQLNPIKVLQFGEGNFLRAFVDFAFQELNDKINFNAGIAVVQPIETGMINILNDQDGLYTLFLKGLSKGKEIQEKKLITNLVKGINPYTQYSDYLDLAKEPELSFIISNTTESGIAYDANDKLDSQPPSSFPAKLTVFLYERFKHFKGDPNKGLTIIPCELINNNATTLKEIILTYCQDWKLEENFSKWILEHNSFHNTLVDRIVPGYPRAEIEMYNQQLDYTDNLIVTAESFFLWVIEGGEDLKNKLPFHKTNLDVKIVDDMQPYRTRKVRILNGAHTAMVPFSIMYGSKTVKEAIDDSFIGEMVNQIMFNEINETIAMDKAELNSYAEEVLDRFRNPFIKHNLSSIALNSISKFKVRVLPSLTGFIEKYNQLPVYLTFSFAALIRFYQGEWKNEKLPVDDNTEIVDFFNQLWKSNNLNEVVNKTLSNLDFWETDLREINGLSEALVIALQEIEENGIEKGFLNFKSKIS
- a CDS encoding bifunctional 4-hydroxy-2-oxoglutarate aldolase/2-dehydro-3-deoxy-phosphogluconate aldolase — protein: MAKYSRIEVALEMKKIGMIPLFYTSNAELGKKTLKACYDGGARIIEFTSRGDFAFEVFNELNKYALAELPGMMLGVGSITDGAAASLYLQMGANFIVTPVLREDIAIICNRRKVLWAPGCGSLTEIAKAEELGCEIVKLFPGDIYGPQFIKAIKGPCPWTSIMPTGGVSTDKENLKKWFEAGATCVGIGSQLISDEILKTQDFKKLENIIKNTLETIHSIRVQNS
- a CDS encoding LacI family DNA-binding transcriptional regulator; the protein is MITLKKIAHVTGYSVSTISKALNGRNDISEEAKKTILDFAKKNQYVPNKNAIALRRCKSNNIAVILPQINHKFYSEALSNMQRIASKKGYRIMLFQSFEERAKEIECLNEVKDGSVDGVIILSVNENQNFINTYRMLHSIPVQFIQISENQPLTILNENCISDFKNLLKKIN